A stretch of DNA from Aurantiacibacter atlanticus:
TGCGATTGGCGTGGATGAGACTGTCGATCCGATCTGGATAGCCTCTGAGCTGCCCGACAACATGGCTGTGCAGGGAAATCTGGACCCAATGCTACTCCTGGCAGGCGGAGAGGCGCTGGATACACAGGTGCGCAAAATTTGCGAAGCCTTCGCTTCGCGTCCCCATATTTTCAATCTAGGTCACGGGATCAATAAGGAAACTCCGATTGCGCACGTCGAACAATTGCTTGGGGTCCTGCGCAGTTGAGGGGTGACGCAGGGCCGGAGTTTCACTAGGAAAGGGCCATGCAGGAATTTCTCTCCATGACCTATTACTGGCTGAAGGCCGGTCACATTATTTTCGTGATCTTCTGGATCGCGGGCCTCTTCATGTTGCCCCGCCTGTTCGTTTATCACCAGGAAGCGCCAGAAGGTTCTGAAGAAGCTGCACGTTTCGTTGATCGTGAACGGAAGCTGCTGAAGATAATTCTTCTGCCTTCGATCATCGTGGTCTGGATCTTGGGGATCGCATTGGCCATTGCGCTGGGTGCCTTCAGCCAGGGCTGGCTGCATGCCAAGTTGCTACTCGTGCTCATCCTGTCAGGCTATCACGGCTATCTTTCAGCCTATGCCAAAAAGCTGGCTCGTGGTGAAAGGCCGCTCAGCGGAAAGCAATTGCGGCTGCTGAATGAAGTACCGGGCGTGCTTGTGGCGATCATCGTTATCCTGGCCATCGTCAAACCGTTCTAGCTTGCGCCTGGCCTTACGAGCGGCAGGGCGTTCCGCATTCCGGCCAGGAATTGCAGTCGCGACGATTCATGAATTGACCGCGCCGTGCGGCTCCCATATTGCGTGTGTCATCACCGGCTGAAGGTCGCGCTTTTCAAGCGACCGCGTCTGCTTTCTCCAAGCCCATACGGCCCGCCGGCACCCCAGATTAACTACAGAAAAGTACACTGAACATGCATTTGAAAGAACTGAAACAGCGCGCGCCGGCAGAACTGGTCTCCATGGCGGAGGAAATGGGTGTCGAAGGGGCATCAACCATGCGCCGCCAGGATTTGATGTTCGCCATCCTGAAGGAAGTTGCTGAAGACGGGGAAGAAATTCTCGGCATTGGCACGATTGAGGTTTTGCAGGACGGTTTTGGTTTCCTGCGTTCGCCCGAAGCAAATTACCTTGCCGGACCGGACGATATTTATGTCTCTCCTAATCAGGTCCGCAAGATGGGCCTGCGCACGGGCGATACCGTCGAAGGTGAAATCCGCGCTCCGCGCGATGGCGAACGCTATTTCGCACTGACCAAGCTCAAGCAGGTCAATTTCGAAGACCCTGAGGCTGTGCGCCACCGTACCAATTTCGATAATCTGACACCGCTCTATCCCGACTCGCGATTGAATCTCGATACGAAGGATCCGACGGTCAAGGACAAGTCGGCTCGCGTCATTGATCTCATCAGCCCGCAAGGTAAGGGCCAGCGTGCTCTGATCGTTGCTCCGCCACGTACAGGTAAAACCGTTCTCTTGCAGAACATGGCCAAGGCCATCACTGATAATCACCCCGAGGTGTTCCTGCTGGTTCTGCTCGTGGATGAACGCCCTGAGGAAGTCACCGATATGCAGCGCAGCGTGAAGGGCGAGGTCATTAGCTCTACCTTCGATGAACCCGCTTCGCGCCACGTCCAAGTTGCTGAAATGGTTATAGAAAAAGCAAAACGCCTGGTCGAACACAAGAAGGATGTGGTCATCCTTCTCGATTCCATCACGCGCCTTGGCCGGGCCTATAACACCGTTGTGCCAAGCTCCGGCAAGGTGCTGACCGGCGGTGTCGATGCCAATGCCTTGCAGCGTCCGAAGCGCTTTTTCGGCGCGGCCCGGAATATTGAAGAGGGCGGTTCGCTTTCCATCATCGCTACTGCGCTGATCGATACGGGCAGCCGCATGGACGAAGTGATCTTTGAAGAGTTCAAGGGCACCGGCAACAGTGAAATCGTGCTTGACCGCAAGGTTGCAGACAAGCGTATCTTCCCCGCTCTTGATGTCGGCAAGTCCGGCACCCGCAAGGAAGAATTGCTGGTGGACAAGGAACAGCTTAGCAAGATGTGGGTCCTGCGCCGGATCCTGATGCAGATGGGCACCATAGATTCGATGGAATTCCTGCTCGACAAGATGAAGGATTCCAAGACCAATGAAGATTTCTTTGCGACGATGAACCAGTAGGGGGCCATGTTATGCAGGGGTCGCGATTGCACCAACTGGTCTACGTCAGCACCGCCGCAAAACTGGATGAAGGCGATATTGCCGCCATCCTTGCGACTGCGCAGCGCAGGAATGAGTCGCAAGAGATCACCGGTTTCCTGCTGTATAATGGACGCAATTTTCTTCAGCTTGTTGAGGGTGACGAAGCGCGGCTGTTGAACTTGTGTGCGCGTCTGGCCAATGACCCGCGGCACACTGGGATGGTCATCACTTCCAACATTGCGATAGAAGAGCGGGCCTATCCCGACTGGACGATGAATCTTATCGGATGGGTCGACGATGTCGATACACGGATGGCCCGTATCAGCGAGAGAATTGGCGATCGGCTGAATAATGACGTTCAGCGATTTGTCCTTAATTTTGCAGCGTTGAATTAAAGATTTGGGTAGCTGCGCCTGCATGGCGGGCGAAGGAAAAGTCGTGCCGTCATGAATAGAGGCGGGCAGGATGGCGGGGTTCTCATCCTCCGCCATCGCCTGCATATTTAAGCCAGATGTTCCGCGAAGAATTCAGCCGTGCGGCTATCGGCGAGCGTAGCGGCCTCTTCATTGCGACGCTTTCCGAATTCAGTGGCAAAACCGTGATCCTGTCCCTCGTAATCGTATAGGGTTATCTTTGGATCGCGATCGAGAACCTCATGCATTTTTGCCTGCGTCTCAGCATTCACAAAGCCATCGTCACTTGCAATATGCAGCATGAGCGGATGCGAGATTGCGTTGTGTTCATGCAGCAGGTCATCCAGTCCCACCGCATAATAGCCGACGGTCGCATTCACATCGGTGCGTGCCGCGGTCATATAGGCTAGCCGCCCGCCAAGACAGTATCCTACCGCACCGACCTTGCCGCTACTTGTCATGGGGCGGACATGTTTGATGGTCGCTTCGATATCACGAATTCCTGCGTCCTGATTAAACTTGCCCATCAGATCGAGGGCGGTCTGAAAATTCGGCTCATTGTCGGGGTCAAGCTCGACACCCGGCGTCAGTCGCCAGAACAGATCTGGCGCAATGGCCAGGTAGCCCACATCGGCCAGACTGTCGCATTTCTGGCGGATGCCTTCGTTTACACCGAAGATTTCCTGTATCACAACGATTGCTGATTTGGCCTCTCCTATGGGTGCTGCCAGATAGGCATTGAAGCTGTCATCACCAGAAAGGGTGGAAATGCTCACTGTCTCACTCATATAAGACTCTCCCGATTGATAGATAATGCATATAGCATTCTACGCGGCAACGCAGGAAAGGTGTCGGAAAAATGAAGGTACACGTCGAAATCGACTGCACGCCGGAAGAGGCTCGCCAGTTCATGGGTCTGCCCGATGTTGAACAGGCCAATGCAATCTATGTCGATACGATTGCGAGCGCGATGAAAGGCGTGACCAATACAGAGCAGCTTGAGCAATATGCAAAGCAACTGGCACCCATGGGCCAGATGGGGCTGAAGATGTTCCAGAGCTTCGTAGAGAGCGCAGGAGGAGGTTCGGCAGCTGGTGGAACGAAGGGATCGGGTGGGAAAACGTCTTCCTAGGAAGAACAAGCCACTGGAAATGGAAACTATTTTCGCTCTTTCGAGTGGTACTCCGCCTGCCGGAATCGGCGTCATCAGGCTTACCGGACCGCAGGTTCGCTTGGCGCTTCAGGCCTTGACGGGCTCAGTCCCCAAGCCTCGCCATGCGACTAGGGCGAAATTTCGCAATGTGAGTAACGATGTGCTCGATGATGGTCTTGTCCTGTTTTTTGCCGGGCCGCATTCTGTCACCGGAGAGGATCTGGCTGAATTCCACTGCCACGGGGGCCGCGCTGTCATTACCGCTGTTGAGAAGGCGCTGGCTGAAATCGATGGATGCCGTTCGGCGCAGGCAGGAGAGTTCACCCGTCGTGCTTTTGCCAATGGCCGGATTGACCTTTCCGAGGCAGAGGGCCTTGCTGACCTGCTCTCGGCGGAAACCGAATTACAGCGCCGCAGTGCAATGGAAATGGCGAGCGGATCATTGTCCCGCAAAGTTGACGATTGGCGTGAGCGCTTGCTGTTGCTGTCGGCCCAAGTGGAGGCAGTTCTTGACTTTGATGACGAGGATGATGTGGGCGGCTTGTCGCAACGTTTCAGCGATAGCTTATCTTCCCTGGCTCAGGACGTGACCGATGCGTTATCCGCGCCTCACGCCGAAACCTTGCGAGAGGGCTACCGCGTCGCTCTGGCAGGTCCGCCCAATGCGGGGAAATCTACCTTATTCAATGCGCTGACTGAAACTGAAGCTGCCATCACGGCAAAGATCGCCGGAACCACGCGCGATGTCCTCACCCAATCGGTCGCGTTGGCCGGTATCCCTTTCACCTTTGTCGATATGGCTGGCTTGCGCGAAGCGGGGGAAGACGAGATAGAGGCGATCGGGATTGAGCGCGCCGGGGCTGAAATTGCCCGCGCTGACCTCGTGCTTTGGCTGGGGACGGAGGGTGAAGGTCCGCCGGGTTCTTGGGAAGTGGAGGCGCAATGTGACAGGGCTGGCCATGTGCGCAAATGCGAGTATAAGCACCGCGTTTCTGCAGTGACCGGCCAGGGGCTTGCGGAACTGCGCACTGCGTTAATCGACCAAGCGCGAGGGGCAATGCCAAAACCCGGCTCCGCCGCCCTCAACATGCGCCAGCGCGCACGCCTTGAAGAGGCATTGGTGGCTTTGCAGCAAAGCACGGATACCCCTGATCCATTGTTGATTGCAGAGAATTTACGCGTGGCTCGCTTGGCCTTTGATGCTTTAACCGGACAAACATCGACTGAAGACGTGCTTGATGCTTTGTTTGGCCGCTTCTGCATCGGAAAGTGATTGTTCCACGTGGAACATTGCCGCCTGAGCATCAAGGTTTTGACCATCAGGGCTTAGCCACGTATCGGGCAATCAATGCCCCAGTTTGATATTATCATCGTCGGAGGAGGACACGCCGGTTGCGAAGCTGCAGCAGTAGCGGCGCGCATGGGTGCGCGCACGGCGTTGATAACTTTCGATGCGACAATGCTCGGTGCGATGAGCTGCAACCCAGCGATTGGCGGCTTGGGCAAGGGTCATCTTGTCCGAGAGGTTGATGCATTTGATGGCTTGATTGGCCGCGCCGCCGATGCTGCGGCAATCCATTACCGCATGCTCAACAGGTCGAAGGGTAGTGCGGTTCACGGACCACGCGTTCAGGCTGACCGCAATTTATTCCGGGCGAAGATACAGGCGATGCTCGGCCAGCTTGAAAATCTAACCGTGATCGAAGGCGAGGCCGCGTCATTGCTCCTTACCAAAGGGAGGGCATCGGGGATATGCCTTGCCGATGGCAGCGAAGTTCGCGGAAGTGCGGTTGTTCTGTGCACCGGCACATTTCTTGGTGGTACGCTTTTTCGCGGGGAAGAGCGGCTGACCGGGGGACGTATTGGGGAGCAAGCGGCGCAGCGGCTTGCTGAACAATTGCGCGGTGCAGAGCTCCCGATGGCACGACTCAAGACAGGAACGCCACCCAGATTGGATGGACGGACAATCGATTGGTCTTGTTTGGCGGAGCAACCTTCAGACTGCCAGTTCTGGACGATGTCCCCGCTTACCCGCAATCGTGTAAATCCACAGATCTTTTGCGCCATTACGCGGACGAACCAGCAGGCGCATGACATTATCGCCGCCAATCTTGATCGCTCTCCCTTGTTTTCAGGGGCAATTGATGCTGCGGGTCCTCGATATTGCCCGTCTATTGAGGACAAGATTCACCGTTTCGCTGATCGGGATGGCCACCAGGTATTTCTTGAGCCAGAAGGTCTGGATACCCATCTGGTCTATCCAAACGGCATCAGCACCTCTTTACCGGTGGATGTCCAGCTTGGCATGCTACACGCGATGGAGGGACTGGAACAGGTTGTCATGGAAGTGCCAGGCTATGCGGTCGAATATGACCATATTGATCCCCGCGCGTTAGGGCAGGATCTTCAGCTCAAGGTAATTCCTGGTGTTTATTGTGCAGGTCAGATCAACGGCACAACGGGGTATGAAGAAGCGGCCGCACAGGGCCTGATTGCCGGTATGGGTGCGGCTTGCGCGATTCTTGATAGAGAGCCGCCCGCGTTGAATAGAGCGAATTCTTACATGGCCGTTTTGATCGACGACCTTACCCTTCATGGTGTGAGTGAGCCCTATCGCATGCTAACGGCACGCGCCGAATATCGCCTTCGTCTACGTGCAAACAATGCCACAACTCGTCTCACCAGACTTGCGATGGACATTGGCTGCGTCGCAACCGATCGCCGCGAATGGTTTGAAAAGCGTTTGAATACGGCCGCTACTTGGGAAACTGCGCTCGACCGCAAGGTTCCAGCTACGCAAATGCATGATGAGGGGTTGTCGGTTCGCCGTGATGCGGGGCACAAGGCTCTGCGTGAATGGCTCACCCTTCCTGACATTTCTCTTGAAGCTCTTGCAGAATGGCTTCCAGCAGACTGTGACATACATTCAGAGCTTGCCGGTGAGTTGGTCGAAGACGCAGCCTACGCACCATATCTCGCGCGCCAGGATGCGGAATTGCGTGATTTGCGCAGCAGCGAAGGTCTCGAATTGAGCGATGATTTCCCTTTTTCCGAAGTGCCGGGCCTTTCGAATGAGATGGTAGAACGCCTATCGACCGCACGGCCGCATAATCTTGCGGCTGCCGGCAGGATTCGTGGCATCACCCCCGCTGCCTTGGCGGCTTTGCTGGTCCACGCGAAACGCCGTAACCGCGCCGCATGATGGATAATGAAGAGCAGGCTAGGGCGTTTTGCGATGAGCGCGCGGATGCCAGCGCTATGCTACGGCTCGACCGCTTTATTGCGATGCTGGCACAAGAAAATAACCAACAAAATCTGGTTTCAAATTCCAGCTTAAACTTCGTGTGGCAGCGGCATATAGCGGATAGTTTGCAGCTCCTGGATCATGTTCCACGTGGAACATCTCCTTGGCTGGATCTAGGTTCGGGCGCCGGGATACCGGGCCTCATTCTCGCAATTGCGCGCCCAGACATGCAATTTGTGCTCGTCGAATCACGTCGAAAGCGAGTCGAATGGCTGCAACAGGTCAAGACAGAATTTGGACTCTCGCACTGCTCAATTCATGGTAGTCGCCTAGAACTTGTGGAAAGTCACGAAATGGCGGTTATTACAGCGCGGGCCTTTGCTCCAATGCCTAAGTTGCTCAACTTATCCGCCCGTTTTTCCACACGCTCCACATATTGGGTGTTGCCGAAGGGGCGCTCGGGGGCGCAAGAACTTAAAGAGCAGCCCGAAGCCATCCAGAAAATGTTCCACGTGGAACAATCAGCTACGGATGGTGAGGCGGGCATCTTAATCGGCACAGGGAGGCCTCCGCTCGGATGATCGTAGTTGCGATAGCCAATCAAAAGGGCGGGGTCGGGAAGACTACCACGGCCGTCAACACGGCGACTGCAATGGCCGCAAGTGGGTGGCGCACATTGCTTGTCGATCTAGATCCGCAGGGGAATGCGTCAACCGGTGTGGGCCTTGCTGCCGCTGATCGCGATCTTTCGAGCTATGATGTTCTGATAGACGAAGTACCTCTCTCCGAATGCGCTGTTCCATCGACGATTCCAGGCCTGGATCTGGTTCCTGCTACGGTGGACCTCAGTGGAGCAGAAATTGAGCTGGTCGGCGTGGAGGAGCGTACTTTTCGCCTGCGCAAGGCGATCGAGCAGCATCAGGGACATGATATCTGCTTCATCGACTGTCCGCCTTCGCTTGGCTTGCTCACGCTGAATTCGCTTTGCGCTGCCGATACCTTGTTGGTTCCGCTGCAATGTGAATTTTTCGCTTTGGAGGGGTTGAGCCAGCTCTTGCAGACGGTCGAACAGGTTCAGCAGCGCTTCAACCCTGATCTGGGCATCGTCGGCGTGGCTCTGACGATGTTCGATCGCCGCAATCGCTTGACAGATCAGGTGGCGGACGATGTGCGTGAATGCCTCGGGAATCTTGTTTTCGATGCAGTTATACCACGCAATGTCCGCCTTTCCGAAGCCCCAAGCCACGGCCTCCCAGCCTTGGTGTACGACCATTCCTGCACCGGTAGCCGCGCTTATATGGCGCTGGCACGCGAACTGATTTCGCGTCTTCCCGCACAAAGGCAAGCCGCATGAGCGATAGTGATAATACTCCGACAAAGTCTCCTGCTGCAAAGCGGAAATTGGGCAAGGGGCTGGGCGCCTTGATGGGGGAGGCGCGCCGTGAAGAACCTCTGGTCGCGCGTCGTCCGGCTGCAGGTTCTGATAGCGTCGAACAGACGAATGGCACCGCCGCTCTGGATGGTCAGCCGCGGAATGCCGGTCTGGCGACACTCTCCGTGGCGGATATAGAGCCGCATCCCGATCAGCCGCGCCGACATTTCGATGAGGAATCGCTGGCCGAGCTAGCGGCCTCCATCGCCAGTCGCGGTGTGATTCAGCCAGTCATTGTTCGGCCCATGGGGCGGGGCAAATACCAGCTTGTCGCAGGCGAACGCCGCTGGCGTGCCTCCCAACGAGCGCAATTGCATGAGATTCCCGCATTGATTCGTGATCTTGAGGATCGCGAAGTGATGGCGCTCGCGCTGATCGAGAACATACAGCGCGAAGATCTCAACCCCATTGAAGAAGCGCGGGCCTATCAGCGCTTGTCTGAAGAAGAGGACATGACGCAGGCCGAAATTGCCACCTTGGTTGAGAAATCGCGCAGTCATGTCGCCAATTTGCAGCGTCTTTTGTCGCTCCCGTCCAAGGTTCTCGACTTTCTTGAGGCCGGCAAGCTCGACATGGGGCATGGCCGTGCGTTGATTGGGCTGGATGCGGCAGAGGATATCGCGGAACAGGCGGTCGCGAAAAACCTTTCGGTCCGGGAGGTCGAGAAATTGGCCCGCAAGAGCCGCAATGGCGGTGAAAGCCCAGCCCGCAGACAGGCGCGACCATCGCGGGATCCTGCGCAGGATGCCGATATTGCCGCTGTCGAAAACCATCTGGAGGAATTTCTTGGTCTGCCGGTCAAGATCGCGACCGATACTGATCCGCGCTCTGGCGCAGTCACTGTCCGGTTTCGTACTCTCGACCAATTAGACCTTATTTGCCAGAGGCTTACTGGCGGCGGTATCTAGGCAGACAAGCCAGGCACGACGCAGGAAAGTCGCGCTGCTCAAGTTCCCGCAGTCCCACTACGCCTTGCGCAGCGATCAGCCGATAGGAGTAATTTTACCCTGTGGTGCAGATGACGGGCGCGGTGTGACAATCTCTTCCTCGATCCATTCTTCTGTCACTATTTCGTTGCAGACGCGGCAATCTTCGCCATTTCCGGGGTGGTGCCCGTGCAAGCCGTTGCTGCGGGTTGAGGATACGACTTTGGCTCGATGCGCATGACTGCGATAGCCCCAGCTTCCGCCTCCCATTTCGTAGCGGCGCAGATAGGCGTCGCAATAGCGTGCAGCCCATAGTTCATTGCGATCAAACTCGTCTTGCGCATCAGAATCGACAGCCGAACCGATGGCCGCCCCTGCAACCCCGCCAACCCCTGCGCCAATCAGTGTGCCGCCAAGGCGACTGCCGCGGCCAGCAATGCGATTTCCCGCCACACCGCCAACCACCGCGCCCAGCAGTCCGCCGATTAGACCGCTGTCGCGCTGCCCCTTATCATAAGGGGCGCCATCTGCCATAAGATAGCGACAATCCGCCAGCCATGCTTCGCGTTCAGCCAAGGTATAGCCCAGCCGCCCATCGGGCGATGCGCCGAGCGGGCCGCGGGCGCTATCAATCAGATGATGTTCGCCGCGTGCATGCTGTCCACCGTGACGATAGGTGCCGGTCCATTCACCCTGCCAGGTCTGCTTATCGGTCCAGTCGCCTTCCCAAGCGCCATCATACGCCGCGCCGGTGTGGCTTTGGTGCTGCTGGGCGTGGTGATCTCGGAGTGCTTCATCAACATGTTCCTGCGCGAAGGCAGGTATGGCCAAAGTGATGCTAGCTATGCTGGCCAACAGAGTGATGGTGCGGATCGACATTGCAGCAATTCCCCCGGAATCAGATGGGCCAAGCGACCCGTTAACCCGGTATTTACCAAGGTAGGGGGCATGAAACCAAGAAGCTCGGTCGATCCGTCCCGTTACGGGGCGGTATGTCTCAGATCCGATGCGAAAGCATGGCGGCCAAGGCCTCTACCCCTACCTGATCTTCATCATCGAAGCGCGCTTCGCTAGGGCTGTCGAGATCTATCACGGCGATCACCGCATCATCACGAATGATGGGCACTACCAGTTCGGACCGGGTGAGCGCATCGCAAGCGATATGGCCAGCAAAGGCGTGGACGTCCGGCACGAGCTGCGTCTCGCCCTCTGCCGCTGCCCCGCATACGCCCACACCAAGCGGAATGCGAATGCAGGCGGGCCGTCCGACAAAAGGGCCGAGCACCAATTCACCGCCGACCATGCGGTAAAAGCCCGCCCAATTGCAGTCTGCAATGAACTCACCCAGCAAGGCGGCCGTGTTCGCCATATTGGCCACAGCATCCGGCTCATCAGCGGTCAAAGCATCTGCCGCTTGCAGCAAAGCGGCGTAAAGATCGGGCTTGCTGGCCCCCGGTTGAGGAGAGAAATCGAACATGCGCGAGTATCTAGCCCAGCGTTGCTGCCAAATCCATTGCCGCATCGCGCGGCCTCGCTTATCTAAGCGCCATGCGCATTCTCAAGAAGATCATTATCACCGCCCTTATCCTGCTGGCCATCGCAGGCATTGCCGTCTGGTGGATTACCCGCCCGGATGTGGCAGATTATGCATTTGAGGAAACTGCCGGAACAGATCCGGTCCTTGACGAGCCCGAATCGGAGCTTGTCCCCACCGTCGACATCGCCAAGCCCATAGGCTGGGGCGAGGGGGAAACGCCGATTGCGGCAGAAGGGCTGGTAGTCACGCGCTTTGCCGAGGGGCTGGACCATCCGCGCGTGCTTTATACATTGCCTAATGGCGATGTTCTGGTGACGCTGACCAATGCGCCCGATCGTGAACTGGCGGGGGGCTGGCTCACCAATATGATCGCAAGTTGGCTATTCAGCGAGGCGGGCGCGGGTGAACCGTCGCCCAATCAACTGGTATTGCTGCGCGATGCCAATGAGGATGGCGTCGCCGAGGAAACCCGTATTTTGCGCGAGCAGGATATGGATTCGCCATCGGGCATCGCCTGGCATGACGGAAATCTTTTCATCGCCAATCACGATGAGGTGCTGCGCTTCGATTATGCATTGGGCGCCGAAACTGTTGAAGGAGAGCCGGAGAAAATTGCCGATCTTCCGCCTGGCGGCAATCACTGGATGCGCAACATCATCCTGTCTGAAGATGGCACGCGACTGTACGTCGCGGTTGGATCAGCCTCCAATATCGCAGAAAACGGAATGGCCCTGGAAGAGGGGCGCGCCGCAATTCATGAATTCAATCTGGAAACTGGAGAATCGCGCGTTTTCGGGGCCGGGATGCGTAACCCCAATGGCTTGCAGTGGAATCCCTGGACCGGAGAACTTTGGACCACGGTAAATGAACGCGACATGCTCGGCAGTGATCTGGTGCCTGATTACATGTCCAATGTGCCCATTGGCGTCCATTACGGTTGGCCTTGGGTGTATTTCAACGATGTCGTGGATGAACGGGTGGAGGCGCCGATGCCACGCTTCCTCACAGAATATACGCGGACGCCGCAATATGCGCTTGGCGCACATGCTGCGGCGCTAGGCATGGTATTCACTCGCGAAGGTTCCACCATGGGCGATGCATTTGGCCAAGGGGTCTTTATCGCCCGCCACGGCTCCTGGAATCGATCCCCGCCCGCCGGTTATGACGTGGTGTTCGTCAAATTCGACGAGCGCGGGAATCCTGTGGGTGCGCCTGTCCCGGTGCTGGAAAGCTTCCTTACGGGCGACGGCGATACCTATGGCCGGCCGACTTGGGTCGCCTGGGACCGAACTGGCGCATTGCTGGTGAGCGATGACACCGGCAATATCATCTGGCGCGTTACTTCGCCCGGCGCGGCGGGCTCCGCAGCGATCGAGCGCAATAGCGGAGAGCGTTTACCACCGCAGAGAGAATTGCAGGGGGATCCGGCACGGGCTTTTGAAGAAGGTGCAATTTCACCGCAGGACATTATGTAATTCCGCGCAGGGCAAACCCGGGCAGGCCAATTAGATACGCCGGCCCGCACGCCCGGCCAGTTCGGTGATGAAATGCCATGCAACGCGGCCTGATCGTGCACCGCGTCGCTTTGCCCATTCAAGTGCCTCAGCCTCATCAAGATCCAGACCGTATTCCCCTGCATAGCCGCGCAACATTTCCAGATAATCATCCTGGCTGGCATTGT
This window harbors:
- a CDS encoding ParB/RepB/Spo0J family partition protein, whose product is MSDSDNTPTKSPAAKRKLGKGLGALMGEARREEPLVARRPAAGSDSVEQTNGTAALDGQPRNAGLATLSVADIEPHPDQPRRHFDEESLAELAASIASRGVIQPVIVRPMGRGKYQLVAGERRWRASQRAQLHEIPALIRDLEDREVMALALIENIQREDLNPIEEARAYQRLSEEEDMTQAEIATLVEKSRSHVANLQRLLSLPSKVLDFLEAGKLDMGHGRALIGLDAAEDIAEQAVAKNLSVREVEKLARKSRNGGESPARRQARPSRDPAQDADIAAVENHLEEFLGLPVKIATDTDPRSGAVTVRFRTLDQLDLICQRLTGGGI
- a CDS encoding PQQ-dependent sugar dehydrogenase codes for the protein MRILKKIIITALILLAIAGIAVWWITRPDVADYAFEETAGTDPVLDEPESELVPTVDIAKPIGWGEGETPIAAEGLVVTRFAEGLDHPRVLYTLPNGDVLVTLTNAPDRELAGGWLTNMIASWLFSEAGAGEPSPNQLVLLRDANEDGVAEETRILREQDMDSPSGIAWHDGNLFIANHDEVLRFDYALGAETVEGEPEKIADLPPGGNHWMRNIILSEDGTRLYVAVGSASNIAENGMALEEGRAAIHEFNLETGESRVFGAGMRNPNGLQWNPWTGELWTTVNERDMLGSDLVPDYMSNVPIGVHYGWPWVYFNDVVDERVEAPMPRFLTEYTRTPQYALGAHAAALGMVFTREGSTMGDAFGQGVFIARHGSWNRSPPAGYDVVFVKFDERGNPVGAPVPVLESFLTGDGDTYGRPTWVAWDRTGALLVSDDTGNIIWRVTSPGAAGSAAIERNSGERLPPQRELQGDPARAFEEGAISPQDIM
- a CDS encoding glycine zipper 2TM domain-containing protein, whose translation is MSIRTITLLASIASITLAIPAFAQEHVDEALRDHHAQQHQSHTGAAYDGAWEGDWTDKQTWQGEWTGTYRHGGQHARGEHHLIDSARGPLGASPDGRLGYTLAEREAWLADCRYLMADGAPYDKGQRDSGLIGGLLGAVVGGVAGNRIAGRGSRLGGTLIGAGVGGVAGAAIGSAVDSDAQDEFDRNELWAARYCDAYLRRYEMGGGSWGYRSHAHRAKVVSSTRSNGLHGHHPGNGEDCRVCNEIVTEEWIEEEIVTPRPSSAPQGKITPIG
- a CDS encoding GAF domain-containing protein, which produces MFDFSPQPGASKPDLYAALLQAADALTADEPDAVANMANTAALLGEFIADCNWAGFYRMVGGELVLGPFVGRPACIRIPLGVGVCGAAAEGETQLVPDVHAFAGHIACDALTRSELVVPIIRDDAVIAVIDLDSPSEARFDDEDQVGVEALAAMLSHRI